Proteins from a genomic interval of Mycobacterium conspicuum:
- a CDS encoding ferredoxin, which produces MRVTVDENLCEANGFCESIAQDIFELGDADVVQIAEGEVPPDREIDVRAAVDQCPKAALRLVD; this is translated from the coding sequence ATGCGTGTGACCGTCGACGAAAACTTGTGTGAGGCCAACGGCTTCTGCGAATCGATCGCGCAGGACATCTTCGAACTCGGCGATGCCGACGTCGTGCAGATCGCCGAGGGCGAGGTACCCCCCGACCGCGAGATCGACGTTCGTGCCGCGGTGGATCAGTGCCCCAAGGCCGCGCTGCGACTGGTCGACTGA
- a CDS encoding acyl-CoA dehydrogenase family protein gives MKTDLPQDISDFAAVAAKRLARLGGPQAALRAETDDDIRTAARAALTEVGAFELDVRSSGEDALAAAVLCEAAGATALPYPLVEELLAVDGARLALVNPDAPRIDHGDLPGPWIAADLDGNRYHPQPASRTNAKLGPFLVPATLGSPERTIPAADVNLHLVLGSWRILGAVQQSLRIASDHVRARIQFGKPLADFQAVRFAIADAAVAVRGLHELAKFTIVRPDSLSPRVRSADALVLRLKAAETARQVLRTSHQLLGALGFCDESDVSVLDRHTQPLIRLPLGSEGLALRLVSGVPDGSLETLFSSPVSA, from the coding sequence GTGAAAACCGACCTGCCACAAGACATCAGCGACTTTGCGGCCGTCGCCGCCAAGCGGCTGGCCCGGCTGGGCGGCCCGCAGGCGGCGCTGCGCGCGGAGACAGACGACGACATCCGCACCGCGGCGCGCGCGGCCCTGACCGAAGTCGGTGCGTTCGAGCTCGACGTCCGTTCGTCCGGGGAGGACGCCCTGGCCGCCGCGGTGCTGTGCGAGGCCGCCGGGGCGACGGCACTGCCCTATCCGCTTGTCGAGGAGCTGCTGGCCGTCGACGGCGCTCGACTGGCCTTGGTCAATCCCGACGCGCCGCGCATCGATCACGGCGATCTGCCGGGCCCGTGGATCGCCGCAGATCTGGACGGCAACCGGTACCACCCCCAGCCCGCATCGCGGACCAACGCCAAACTGGGTCCTTTCCTGGTGCCGGCCACGCTGGGCTCACCCGAGAGAACCATCCCGGCCGCCGACGTTAATCTTCATCTCGTGCTGGGGTCGTGGCGGATTCTGGGAGCGGTGCAACAATCGCTGCGCATCGCCAGCGACCATGTGCGCGCCCGCATCCAGTTCGGCAAGCCACTGGCGGACTTCCAGGCAGTCAGGTTCGCCATCGCCGACGCCGCCGTCGCTGTGCGCGGCCTGCACGAACTCGCCAAGTTCACCATCGTGCGACCCGACTCGCTCTCCCCGCGCGTCCGTTCGGCTGACGCACTCGTGCTTCGGCTCAAGGCGGCCGAGACGGCACGGCAGGTGCTGCGCACCTCCCACCAGTTGCTCGGCGCGCTGGGCTTCTGCGACGAGTCCGACGTAAGCGTCCTCGACCGGCACACCCAGCCGTTGATCCGGTTGCCCCTGGGCAGCGAGGGACTCGCGCTGCGCCTGGTGTCGGGCGTGCCGGACGGCTCGCTGGAGACGCTGTTCAGCAGCCCGGTATCGGCGTGA
- a CDS encoding FadR/GntR family transcriptional regulator: MTVGIGPDARRRLSAPRIAEIVADELRRQIIDGELADGDLLPRQEVLVEQFNVSLVSLREALRILETEGLVSVRRGNRGGAVVHAPAKTSTAYMLGLLLQSEAVEVADLGFALQELEPACAALAARRPDRADTLVPELKKVNDAMAEHLEDGRRFTEIGREFHNLVVQGCGNHTIIAVVGSLETLWTSHERQWADESAARGTYPSLAQRRAALNTHIKLAETIAEGDVDRARRIAGRHLADTQTYVLNGRPDQRIYALSPQALSRPGSRPQDIRHP, encoded by the coding sequence ATGACCGTGGGTATTGGCCCGGACGCCCGTCGGCGGTTGTCGGCGCCGAGGATCGCCGAAATCGTAGCCGACGAGCTGCGACGTCAGATCATCGACGGCGAGCTAGCCGACGGAGACCTGTTGCCGCGCCAGGAGGTGCTGGTCGAGCAGTTCAACGTGAGCCTGGTCTCGCTGCGCGAGGCGCTGCGGATCTTGGAGACCGAGGGCCTGGTTTCGGTTCGGCGCGGCAATCGGGGCGGCGCCGTCGTGCACGCGCCGGCCAAGACCAGCACCGCCTACATGCTTGGTCTGCTGTTGCAGAGCGAGGCGGTCGAGGTCGCCGACCTGGGCTTCGCCTTGCAGGAGCTCGAGCCGGCCTGCGCGGCGCTGGCGGCGCGGCGGCCGGACCGCGCGGACACGTTGGTGCCCGAGCTCAAGAAGGTCAACGACGCCATGGCCGAGCACCTCGAGGACGGACGGCGATTCACCGAAATCGGCCGTGAATTCCACAATCTCGTCGTCCAGGGTTGCGGCAACCACACGATCATCGCGGTCGTCGGCAGCCTGGAGACGCTGTGGACCAGCCACGAGCGGCAGTGGGCCGACGAGAGCGCGGCGCGCGGCACCTACCCCTCGCTGGCCCAGCGCCGCGCCGCGCTCAACACGCACATCAAGCTGGCCGAAACCATCGCCGAGGGCGACGTCGACCGGGCCCGCCGCATCGCCGGCCGCCATCTCGCCGACACCCAGACCTATGTGCTGAACGGCCGGCCCGACCAACGGATCTATGCGCTTTCGCCGCAGGCGTTGTCCCGGCCCGGATCGCGCCCGCAAGATATCCGCCACCCCTGA
- a CDS encoding LLM class flavin-dependent oxidoreductase → MVEWFLFLPQVRLSVADIAERARHAEDSGFDGIAFIDHLEAPGLPGESIWEAMGIATWVAAKTQRLRIGHLVLCDAFRHPAVLAKQAVTLSDASDGRFELGLGSGSWPAEFTRFDVGQQDPVARVEQLGRHLGLIRRYWGDSDDGGGASAAQLPKRTHPIPLVLGGSGPRMMELVRSHADWWNLQANHLDRLPKLAAAAGTARVSIQQMVGFARSGSDPNKVREVSTRRFGNLGPGLVCGDADELVEHFRGLAAQRVERCYVWFADFAAPESLAEFGESVIKAFP, encoded by the coding sequence ATGGTCGAGTGGTTTCTGTTCCTGCCGCAGGTGCGGTTGTCGGTCGCCGACATCGCGGAGCGGGCGCGCCATGCCGAGGACAGTGGCTTCGACGGAATCGCCTTCATCGATCACCTCGAGGCACCCGGGCTGCCCGGCGAAAGTATTTGGGAGGCAATGGGCATTGCGACCTGGGTGGCCGCCAAGACACAGCGGCTGCGGATCGGCCACCTTGTCCTGTGCGACGCCTTTCGGCATCCCGCCGTGTTGGCCAAACAAGCCGTCACCCTCTCGGACGCGTCGGATGGCCGATTCGAGCTCGGCCTCGGTTCGGGTTCCTGGCCGGCCGAGTTCACCAGATTCGATGTCGGTCAGCAGGATCCGGTGGCCAGGGTCGAGCAGCTGGGCCGCCATCTGGGCTTGATCCGGCGGTACTGGGGGGACAGCGATGACGGTGGCGGCGCGAGCGCAGCCCAACTACCGAAACGGACGCATCCGATACCGCTGGTGCTGGGTGGCAGCGGGCCGCGCATGATGGAACTCGTTCGTAGCCATGCGGATTGGTGGAATCTGCAGGCGAATCACCTGGACCGGTTGCCCAAGCTGGCAGCGGCGGCGGGAACCGCACGGGTGTCGATTCAGCAGATGGTGGGCTTCGCCAGATCCGGCAGCGACCCGAACAAGGTCCGCGAGGTCAGCACCCGACGGTTCGGCAACCTCGGCCCCGGGCTGGTGTGCGGCGATGCCGACGAGTTGGTCGAACACTTCCGCGGCCTGGCCGCGCAGCGGGTGGAACGCTGCTACGTGTGGTTCGCCGACTTCGCCGCCCCGGAATCGCTCGCCGAATTCGGGGAGTCGGTGATCAAGGCGTTCCCCTGA
- a CDS encoding acyl-CoA dehydrogenase family protein: protein MDYDLGDDAGELRNHLRELIANHIPAGFLGACTDDPRDLATTDTFCKMLASEGLLALAWPKEHGGGGGSVWQQTVLREEMWAQHEPRGPQYMGINWVGPALMRYGTAEQKAKHLSAIASGDVIWCQGFSEPEAGTDLVSLRTRAVPDGDGWRITGQKVWTSYAQMASWCVLAACTDPEAPKHKRLTLFLIPMDRPGFTVRGIPSMLGPHHLNEMFLDDVPAYPGDVLGEPGDGWRVMREALAFERVGIARYARCESLLDRMRIQLGEKWDELPESIRTRWVRALVDLRVARLLAYRAVSLQDDPAAGAAASAARIITTTCDQLVAELLFDVLGPTALDSGGAAALHGAIEDHWRYAQAATVASGTIEVQRMLVARDVLGGEHR, encoded by the coding sequence ATGGACTACGACCTCGGCGACGATGCCGGCGAACTGCGAAACCACTTGCGCGAGTTGATCGCCAACCACATCCCCGCCGGCTTCCTGGGCGCCTGCACCGACGATCCGCGAGACCTGGCGACCACCGACACGTTCTGCAAGATGCTGGCGTCCGAGGGGCTGTTGGCGCTGGCCTGGCCGAAGGAGCACGGCGGCGGCGGCGGTTCGGTGTGGCAGCAGACGGTGCTGCGCGAGGAAATGTGGGCACAACACGAGCCGCGCGGTCCGCAGTACATGGGAATCAACTGGGTCGGTCCGGCTCTGATGCGCTACGGGACGGCCGAGCAGAAGGCCAAGCACCTTTCGGCCATCGCCTCCGGGGACGTGATCTGGTGTCAGGGATTCTCCGAGCCGGAGGCCGGAACCGATCTCGTGTCGTTGCGGACCCGCGCGGTGCCCGACGGGGACGGCTGGCGTATCACCGGCCAGAAGGTGTGGACGTCATACGCACAGATGGCGTCCTGGTGCGTGCTGGCGGCGTGCACCGATCCGGAAGCCCCAAAGCACAAGCGGCTGACGCTTTTTCTGATCCCCATGGATCGACCCGGATTTACCGTCCGGGGCATCCCCTCGATGCTGGGACCGCATCACCTCAACGAGATGTTCTTGGACGACGTGCCGGCCTATCCCGGCGACGTGCTCGGCGAACCCGGTGACGGATGGCGGGTGATGCGTGAGGCATTGGCGTTCGAACGGGTCGGGATTGCCCGCTACGCGCGGTGCGAATCGCTGCTCGACCGGATGCGCATCCAACTGGGCGAGAAATGGGACGAGCTGCCGGAGTCGATTCGCACCCGCTGGGTGCGCGCGCTCGTCGATCTCCGTGTCGCGCGGCTGCTCGCCTACCGCGCCGTCTCGCTGCAGGACGACCCGGCCGCGGGCGCGGCGGCCAGCGCGGCCCGGATCATCACCACCACCTGCGACCAGCTGGTCGCCGAGTTGCTGTTCGACGTGCTGGGGCCGACCGCGCTGGATAGCGGCGGCGCGGCCGCGCTGCACGGAGCGATAGAAGACCATTGGCGCTACGCACAGGCGGCCACCGTGGCGTCGGGCACCATCGAGGTGCAACGCATGCTGGTGGCGCGAGACGTATTGGGGGGAGAGCACCGGTGA
- a CDS encoding aromatic ring-hydroxylating oxygenase subunit alpha, protein MTDTVSDSASNSSVDPSDQEFGSGIALSKYRFPTGWFIVAFASDLAPGDVKRAHYFGEELVIFRTKSGQVHVMDAYCQHLGANMGVGGEVEGENIVCPWHGWRWRGDGTNAEIPYSKIKCKTNVRIRTYPTAEWYGFIVVWHERHGRAPYWQPPVLPELETNEYYPLHPHSRMLNRVKVHAQMIIENAADPYHVQYVHKAANPANTTSFEVSGYHLHATVSAHFGGGRGSTWLTPNGPVDAKIIYDNYSLGLGIVRFPADLVATIEVTGQTPVDEDYTDYFYTQASVREPGDDGDVPTGRAAKFLALQQEVIKQDFFTWENMKYLEKPNLAPEEARDYAALRRWAHRFYPGSEPSATDFGYTAEGEPDPAAAGA, encoded by the coding sequence GTGACAGATACGGTTTCGGACTCGGCTTCGAATTCGAGCGTGGATCCATCGGACCAGGAGTTCGGATCGGGCATCGCGCTGTCGAAGTACCGGTTCCCGACGGGATGGTTCATCGTCGCCTTCGCCTCCGACCTGGCCCCCGGTGACGTGAAGCGCGCCCACTACTTCGGCGAGGAACTGGTGATATTCCGCACCAAATCCGGCCAGGTGCACGTGATGGACGCCTACTGCCAGCACTTGGGCGCCAACATGGGCGTCGGCGGCGAAGTGGAAGGCGAGAACATCGTCTGCCCCTGGCATGGCTGGCGGTGGCGCGGTGACGGCACCAACGCCGAGATTCCCTACAGCAAGATCAAATGCAAGACCAACGTGCGCATCCGCACCTACCCGACCGCGGAGTGGTACGGCTTCATCGTGGTGTGGCATGAGCGGCACGGGCGGGCGCCGTATTGGCAGCCGCCGGTGCTGCCCGAGCTGGAAACCAACGAGTACTACCCGCTGCACCCGCACAGCCGGATGCTCAACCGGGTCAAGGTGCACGCGCAGATGATCATCGAGAACGCCGCCGACCCGTACCACGTCCAGTACGTGCACAAGGCCGCCAACCCCGCCAACACCACGTCATTCGAGGTGTCCGGCTACCACCTGCACGCCACGGTCAGCGCGCATTTCGGCGGTGGGCGCGGGTCGACGTGGTTGACCCCGAACGGACCCGTTGACGCCAAGATCATCTACGACAACTACTCACTGGGGCTGGGCATCGTCCGTTTCCCCGCAGACTTGGTGGCCACCATCGAGGTCACCGGGCAAACGCCGGTCGACGAGGACTACACCGACTACTTCTACACCCAGGCGTCGGTCCGTGAGCCTGGCGATGACGGCGACGTGCCCACCGGCCGCGCCGCCAAATTCCTGGCGCTGCAGCAAGAGGTCATCAAACAGGACTTCTTCACCTGGGAGAACATGAAATACCTGGAGAAGCCGAACCTGGCGCCCGAAGAGGCACGCGATTACGCCGCCCTGCGCCGATGGGCTCACCGCTTCTACCCGGGAAGCGAGCCGTCGGCCACCGACTTCGGCTACACCGCCGAGGGTGAGCCGGATCCGGCCGCTGCGGGCGCCTGA
- a CDS encoding cytochrome P450, which yields MTAVAVDLSDSSLWRNGFPDELFGELRRTRPLFRHELTAGVQQLFSGTLQRDFWVTTKHRHAVRLHRDVDSFTAVDGPLIQPVGMFSSYPTIINMDPPGLNKRRKLISSAFNPRAIAKLEAGIRARAARMIDDLLSKGGGDWIADVADALPMTVIGDIIGIPDEDRPRIFDSLDRILKANSPGVRLRQQDYVELYSTIFGYAMELTAEKRRNPADDIWSTLATAVITGDDGEEFSLPANELEFFFFVLTFAGSDTTKNALAIGLQAFAANPGQIERYRAEEALRASAVEEVLRWASPVAYWTRTAKVDVEIDGQHIPQGDRVVSMLRSANRDEEVFESPFTFDIGRHPNPHVAFGGGGPHHCLGAMLARAELRAAFDELLLRCDDLRVGPAKVSYPNLTTNMSIYDEMAISLTERRA from the coding sequence ATGACGGCAGTCGCGGTGGATCTCTCCGATTCTTCGTTGTGGCGCAATGGTTTTCCCGACGAGCTGTTCGGCGAGTTGCGGCGCACCAGGCCACTTTTCCGCCATGAGCTGACCGCCGGCGTCCAGCAGCTCTTTTCCGGAACGCTGCAGCGTGACTTCTGGGTGACCACCAAGCACCGGCATGCCGTTCGCCTGCACCGCGACGTTGATTCCTTCACCGCGGTGGATGGCCCGCTCATCCAACCGGTCGGGATGTTCTCGTCGTATCCGACGATCATCAACATGGACCCACCGGGACTCAACAAGCGCCGCAAGCTCATTTCCAGCGCGTTCAACCCGCGCGCGATCGCCAAACTCGAGGCCGGCATCCGGGCGCGGGCGGCGCGAATGATCGACGACCTGTTGAGCAAGGGCGGTGGGGACTGGATCGCGGACGTCGCCGACGCGCTGCCCATGACGGTCATCGGCGACATCATCGGCATACCGGACGAAGACCGGCCGCGAATCTTCGATTCCCTCGACCGCATTCTGAAGGCCAATTCGCCCGGGGTGCGGCTGCGCCAGCAGGACTATGTCGAGCTTTACTCCACCATCTTCGGGTACGCGATGGAGCTCACCGCGGAAAAGCGGCGCAACCCCGCCGACGACATCTGGAGCACGTTGGCGACCGCGGTCATCACGGGCGACGACGGTGAGGAATTCAGCCTGCCCGCAAACGAACTCGAGTTCTTCTTCTTCGTGCTCACCTTCGCCGGCAGCGATACGACCAAGAACGCGTTGGCCATCGGGCTGCAGGCGTTCGCTGCGAATCCGGGGCAGATCGAACGGTATCGAGCCGAGGAAGCGCTGCGCGCCAGCGCCGTCGAGGAGGTGCTGCGCTGGGCGTCCCCGGTGGCGTACTGGACGCGCACCGCCAAGGTCGACGTCGAGATCGATGGCCAGCACATACCGCAAGGCGATCGGGTGGTGTCGATGCTGCGTTCGGCCAACCGGGACGAGGAGGTCTTCGAGTCGCCTTTCACCTTCGACATCGGGCGGCACCCCAACCCGCACGTGGCCTTCGGCGGCGGGGGCCCACACCACTGCTTAGGCGCGATGCTGGCGCGTGCCGAACTGCGCGCGGCGTTCGACGAACTGTTGTTGCGGTGCGACGACCTGCGCGTCGGCCCGGCCAAGGTGTCGTATCCGAACCTGACCACCAACATGTCGATCTATGACGAGATGGCGATATCGCTGACGGAACGGCGCGCCTGA
- a CDS encoding acyl-CoA dehydrogenase family protein, translating into MDVGLNAEQLSLRATVRDILRTECPADAARQALTDPERWRTLWKTVVGLGWTELAAPSAEGAGDYGPVELAVVLEECGAALAPIPLLSSVGLAAGALRGTGLDAALTDIAGGAVATLAVHSPGHRLPGPTMTLHDGRLRGRAVAVPNVSRAELIVTLARAGDGLVAAVARCGDGVNMASVECTDPAQPLADVDIDTEPVAVAPVHSVESALSAPLVAAAADLVGVAGAALHRSVEHAKTRRQFGTPIGAFQGIKHALADNYVGLERARSLTYAAAAQLGDPSADPAEVWTAAALAKAAAGDAAANAARTAVQVHGALGQTWEHDAHLYVRHAWQGAAMLGDSRSLYHEVGRRFCGGAA; encoded by the coding sequence ATGGATGTCGGACTGAACGCTGAGCAGCTGTCGCTGCGCGCGACCGTGCGCGACATCCTACGCACCGAATGCCCGGCCGACGCAGCGCGCCAAGCGCTGACCGATCCGGAGCGCTGGCGCACCCTGTGGAAGACGGTCGTCGGCCTGGGCTGGACGGAGCTGGCGGCGCCCTCAGCGGAAGGGGCCGGCGACTACGGTCCCGTCGAGCTGGCGGTGGTCCTCGAGGAATGCGGCGCGGCCCTGGCGCCGATCCCGTTGCTCAGCAGCGTCGGCCTGGCCGCGGGCGCGTTGCGCGGCACCGGGCTCGACGCGGCGCTCACCGACATCGCCGGCGGAGCGGTCGCCACCCTGGCGGTCCACTCCCCCGGTCACCGGCTGCCCGGGCCGACGATGACGCTGCACGACGGACGGCTGCGCGGACGAGCGGTGGCCGTCCCCAACGTGTCGCGCGCCGAGCTGATCGTCACGCTGGCGCGAGCTGGTGACGGGCTGGTGGCCGCGGTCGCCCGCTGCGGTGACGGGGTGAACATGGCCAGCGTCGAGTGCACAGACCCCGCACAACCGCTGGCCGACGTCGACATCGACACTGAGCCAGTGGCCGTCGCCCCGGTGCACAGCGTCGAATCCGCGCTGAGCGCACCGCTGGTGGCCGCCGCCGCCGACCTGGTCGGCGTGGCCGGCGCTGCCCTGCACCGCTCGGTCGAGCACGCGAAGACGCGCCGCCAATTCGGCACTCCGATCGGCGCATTCCAGGGCATCAAGCACGCGCTGGCCGACAACTACGTCGGACTGGAACGCGCCCGCAGCCTCACCTATGCGGCCGCGGCCCAGCTCGGCGATCCGAGCGCGGACCCCGCCGAGGTGTGGACCGCCGCGGCGCTGGCCAAGGCGGCGGCCGGCGACGCGGCCGCCAACGCCGCGCGCACGGCGGTCCAGGTGCACGGCGCCCTCGGGCAGACCTGGGAGCACGACGCTCACCTCTACGTCAGGCACGCCTGGCAGGGCGCCGCGATGCTGGGTGACAGCCGCAGCCTGTATCACGAGGTGGGCCGGCGGTTCTGCGGGGGCGCCGCGTGA
- a CDS encoding CaiB/BaiF CoA-transferase family protein, translating to MSPAPDSHPTPLHELRVVEISDRIAGSYCGKLLLDAGADVCKVEPPQGDWLRRYSASCSPMPRGANSPFFSYLNAGKRSMTFPSDDSARLRDLLAGADVVVVTAGRARAAALGVDPQRLLADSPQAVVVTISDFGWSGPYADRAASEFTLQAWAGSPGFRGDPAGPPIAIGGDLGEYMGGVFAAFGALAVRRRVEHGGPGEHLDLSMLEAITAMQSSEWLHSQLLRVPPIRRTLEVPSIEPAKDGFVGITMVTGQQWLDFVAMVECPQLEEIEQLKFQIGRWDYRDLIREHIGPWMAERTVAEIVELGQLFRLPIAALGNGATIRDIEYSTERGVFVRNPDGFHQPRPPWLMSHCAPAPVRPTAALGSSDDESPWHKRKSEGATDDNRPPLEGVRVVDLTAFWAGPAATHLLAAFGADVVKVESIQRPDGIRYSGGMRKDVDDWWEYGWVFHAMNTNKRSVTLDLGSSDGRDLFLQLVAGADVVIENFSPRVMDHFGLTADVLLAVNPKLVVARMPAFGLDGPWRERVGFAPTMEQIAGLAWVTGLPDDPPVTPRGACDPLAGVHAAFAVLAALSFAERTGVGQQVELPMIETVLNVTAIQPIEAEVLGVTLSRRGNRGHGHIIQNLYRCAGSGDEWIAVTVRTDQQWDALVELLGRPAWCEGVTDLRDAAARDDRADEIDRRLRDWFAAQSRDSAVERLAGAGIPAAPVVSPSLVTENPQLRDRGFFEELEHCRTGAGLYPCPPFAQLAGQRRWLHRPPPTLGEHNEEVLRDRCGLTDEQLARLAASGVIGTRPKGA from the coding sequence GTGAGCCCGGCGCCCGACAGCCACCCGACACCGCTGCACGAGTTGCGGGTCGTCGAGATCAGTGACCGGATAGCCGGCAGCTACTGCGGGAAGTTGTTGCTCGACGCCGGGGCGGATGTCTGCAAAGTCGAACCACCGCAAGGGGATTGGCTGCGCCGGTACTCGGCCAGCTGTTCGCCGATGCCGCGGGGTGCCAACTCGCCATTTTTCAGTTATCTCAACGCGGGCAAGCGCAGCATGACATTTCCGTCCGATGATTCGGCGCGATTGCGTGACCTGCTGGCCGGAGCCGATGTCGTGGTCGTCACCGCGGGCCGCGCGCGGGCGGCGGCGCTGGGCGTCGATCCGCAGCGGCTGCTGGCAGATTCACCGCAGGCGGTCGTGGTGACCATCTCCGACTTCGGCTGGAGCGGGCCGTACGCCGACCGCGCCGCCAGCGAATTCACGCTGCAGGCCTGGGCGGGCTCGCCCGGGTTTCGTGGCGACCCCGCCGGCCCGCCCATCGCGATCGGTGGCGATTTGGGGGAGTACATGGGTGGCGTGTTCGCCGCGTTCGGTGCGCTGGCCGTGCGCCGCCGCGTCGAGCACGGCGGACCGGGTGAGCATCTGGATCTGTCCATGCTCGAAGCGATCACCGCGATGCAAAGCAGCGAATGGCTGCACTCGCAGCTGCTGCGGGTGCCGCCGATTCGCCGCACCCTGGAAGTGCCCTCGATCGAACCCGCCAAGGACGGCTTCGTCGGGATCACCATGGTCACCGGTCAGCAGTGGCTCGACTTCGTGGCGATGGTCGAGTGCCCGCAGCTCGAGGAGATCGAGCAGCTGAAATTTCAGATCGGCCGATGGGACTACCGCGACCTTATCCGCGAACACATCGGTCCCTGGATGGCCGAGCGAACGGTGGCGGAGATCGTCGAGCTCGGTCAGCTGTTCCGGTTGCCGATCGCGGCGCTGGGCAACGGAGCCACGATCCGCGACATCGAATACAGCACCGAACGCGGGGTATTCGTCCGCAACCCCGACGGTTTTCATCAGCCCCGCCCGCCCTGGCTGATGTCGCACTGCGCGCCCGCGCCGGTGCGGCCCACCGCGGCCCTGGGCAGCTCCGACGACGAATCACCCTGGCACAAAAGAAAATCCGAAGGTGCTACGGACGACAACCGTCCGCCGCTCGAGGGCGTTCGTGTCGTGGATCTGACCGCGTTCTGGGCCGGCCCCGCCGCCACCCACCTGTTGGCCGCGTTCGGTGCCGACGTTGTCAAGGTGGAATCCATCCAGCGGCCCGACGGCATTCGTTACTCGGGCGGCATGCGCAAGGATGTCGACGACTGGTGGGAGTACGGCTGGGTGTTTCACGCGATGAACACCAACAAGCGTTCGGTCACACTTGATTTGGGCTCTAGCGACGGCCGCGACCTTTTCCTGCAGCTGGTGGCTGGCGCCGACGTGGTGATAGAGAACTTCTCACCACGGGTGATGGACCACTTCGGGCTCACCGCCGACGTGCTGCTCGCGGTCAACCCCAAGCTGGTGGTCGCGCGGATGCCGGCGTTCGGGCTCGATGGCCCCTGGCGCGAGCGTGTGGGATTTGCCCCCACCATGGAACAGATCGCGGGCCTGGCCTGGGTGACCGGGTTGCCCGACGATCCGCCGGTGACGCCGCGCGGAGCCTGTGATCCGCTGGCCGGTGTCCATGCGGCGTTCGCGGTGCTGGCCGCGCTGAGCTTCGCCGAGCGCACGGGCGTGGGCCAGCAGGTCGAGCTGCCGATGATCGAAACGGTGTTGAACGTCACCGCAATTCAGCCGATCGAAGCCGAGGTCCTTGGAGTCACGCTGAGCCGGCGGGGCAATCGCGGTCACGGCCACATCATTCAGAACCTTTACCGGTGCGCCGGTTCGGGCGACGAGTGGATCGCGGTGACGGTGCGCACCGACCAGCAGTGGGACGCGCTGGTCGAGCTGTTGGGCCGGCCGGCGTGGTGCGAGGGCGTGACGGACCTGCGCGACGCGGCCGCGCGGGACGACCGGGCCGACGAGATCGATCGGCGGTTGCGGGACTGGTTTGCCGCGCAGTCCAGGGATTCGGCGGTGGAGCGGTTGGCCGGTGCGGGCATTCCGGCGGCGCCGGTGGTTTCGCCGTCGCTGGTGACCGAGAATCCGCAGCTGCGCGATCGCGGGTTCTTCGAGGAACTCGAGCACTGCAGAACCGGTGCCGGCCTGTATCCCTGCCCGCCATTCGCCCAGCTGGCCGGCCAGCGTCGCTGGCTGCACCGGCCGCCGCCGACCCTCGGCGAGCACAATGAAGAGGTGCTGCGCGATCGGTGCGGGCTGACAGACGAACAACTGGCCCGCCTCGCGGCCAGCGGGGTCATCGGGACCCGACCCAAAGGCGCCTAG